From the genome of Aspergillus fumigatus Af293 chromosome 1, whole genome shotgun sequence, one region includes:
- a CDS encoding putative MFS transporter, whose translation MVQKRASQGSRRPSVTSVSSSTPITPSFTTSVITTTDKHYPHQQQHRDARHTRATSWTSGHDQGGEPSFADYHSSASHSRRRRESNLSLADLTEGSSPSSSLSFDHPNMAMKTTSSEWNPGHARSRSQSMAQMNASQAHSISDPAPRPGPVTWMSLPRKKQLALLGLCRVFDFLQIASLQAYMFYQLKSFDETLSDSDVSTQAGILQGAFTAAQFATAIPWGRVADAEWGGRKFVLLVGLVGTAVSCLGVAFSTSFAQAVFWRSFGGAINGTVGIIRTMIAENVKEKKYHSRAFLILPIGFNIAALFGPVMGGMLADPVKSYPRLFGPNSSFGGASGVQWLMKFPYALPMLANAVFLSLCATCVAVGLEETSQACKGKPGLGAFAMRLFARGLKAVVPSSSPLYSRLPFSDYDEEGPLLSRPNDPTESYELEEKAAKPTRHARVLPFRRIWTKNVLCTLLAQAFFDFQMGAFNNLWLLFLSTPRYDSSDPASPVQRLPFIFTGGLGMLPQSVGFATAILGIIGMLLQFTVYPSINGRLGTAKSYQYFLSLFPLAYAFAPYIALAPSSTPPPGQANGPWVWFSIIVVLFLQVSARTFTLPTSIILLNNCSPHPSVLGTIHGIGQSVSSAFRTIGPIFSGAWYGYGLEIGMVGFAWWLIALVSIFGSIAAIFVYEGSGHEILLPGEEEDLR comes from the exons ATGGTCCAGAAAAGAGCTTCCCAAGGTAGCCGGCGGCCTTCCGTGACCAGCGTTTCGTCCTCTACCCCCATCACTCCAAGTTTTACCACCTCTGTTATTACCACTACTGATAAGCATTATCCtcaccaacaacaacatcggGATGCCCGTCATACCCGGGCAACTTCTTGGACTTCCGGCCACGATCAGGGCGGCGAACCTTCCTTTGCCGATTACCATTCCTCTGCATCTCACTCACGACGCCGGCGCGAATCCAACCTCTCTCTCGCAGATCTCACTGAGGGCTCTTCcccatcttcctcgctctcCTTCGACCACCCCAATATGGCTATGAAGACCACTTCGTCAGAATGGAATCCAGGCCATGCCCGCAGTCGCTCCCAAAGTATGGCGCAGATGAATGCCTCCCAGGCTCATTCCATAAGTGACCCCGCTCCCCGCCCCGGCCCCGTCACCTGGATGTCCCTGCCTAGAAAGAAACAACTGGCGCTCCTGGGTCTCTGTCgcgtcttcgacttcttgcaGATCGCCTCCTTACAAGCGTACATGTTCTACCAGCTCAAATCCTTCGACGAAACTCTCTCCGACTCCGATGTCTCCACGCAGGCTGGTATCCTCCAGGGCGCATTTACTGCCGCACAATTCGCGACAGCAATACCATGGGGTCGTGTGGCCGATGCGGAATGGGGCGGTCGCAAATTCGTACTGTTGGTCGGGCTGGTAGGCACGGCGGTGTCCTGCCTGGGAGTCGCCTTTTCGACGTCGTTCGCGCAGGCCGTGTTCTGGCGTTCGTTTGGCGGCGCGATTAACGGGACTGTGGGCATTATCCGCACAATGATTGCAGAGAatgtcaaggagaagaagtaCCACTCTCGTGCTTTCTTGATTCTACCCATTGGGTTTAATATCGCTGCTTTGTTTGGCCCTG TCATGGGAGGTATGCTTGCCGATCCCGTCAAGAGCTACCCCCGGCTGTTCGGCCCCAATTCTTCCTTTGGAGGTGCTTCCGGTGTCCAGTGGCTCATGAAATTCCCCTATGCGTTGCCCATGCTGGCCAACGCCGTTTTCCTGTCACTCTGCGCTACGTGTGTCGCAGTGGGCCTTGAGGAG ACTTCACAAGCCTGCAAGGGAAAGCCTGGCCTGGGCGCTTTCGCCATGAGGCTCTTCGCCCGTGGGTTGAAGGCTGTCGTTCCGTCGTCGTCACCTCTATATTCCAGACTTCCATTCTCCGACTATGATGAGGAGGGTCCCCTACTGAGCCGACCAAACGATCCCACCGAGAGCTACGAGCTTGAAGAGAAGGCGGCCAAACCTACCAGGCACGCTCGCGTGTTACCATTCCGACGAATCTGGACAAAGAATGTCCTGTGCACTCTTCTTGCCCAGGCATTTTTCGATTTCCAGATGGG TGCCTTCAACAATCTATGGTTGCTTTTCCTATCCACCCCTCGCTATGATTCCAGCGACCCTGCCAGTCCCGTTCAGAGACTGCCCTTCATTTTCACCGGGGGCTTAGGGATGTTGCCCCAGAGTGTTGGCTTCGCCACGGCTATCCTCGGGATCATCGGCATGCTCCTCCAATTCACTGTCTACCCTTCAATCAACGGCCGTCTGGGCACAGCCAAGAGCTACCAATATTTCCTGTCGCTCTTTCCTCTGGCCTATGCTTTTGCCCCTTACATTGCTCTGGCGCCGTCATCCACACCCCCTCCAGGGCAGGCCAACGGGCCTTGGGTGTGGTTCTCCATCATTGTTGTCCTGTTCCTGCAAGTCAGCGCTCGAACATTCACACTCCCGACATCCATTATCCTTCTGAACAACTGCTCACCGCACCCTTCAGTGCTCGGTACGATTCACGGTATCGGACAGTCGGTATCTTCGGCGTTCCGGACCATCGGGCCTATCTTTTCCGGAGCCTGGTACGGTTATGGTCTGGAGATCGGCATGGTCGGCTTTGCCTGGTGGCTAATCGCTCTGGTGTCCATCTTTGGATCCATAGCAGCGATTTTCGTTTATGAGGGCTCCGGCCATGAGATTCTACtcccaggagaagaagaggaccTCCGGTAA
- a CDS encoding arylsulfotransferase family protein produces the protein MIALTRICGGFAPSLTFRVVSILLILLLCFLERIVAEVDSEFKSRPDLYPPVFTVEQSEPNKLSPGYIFLGPYEADNSGPYIYDTEGNLVWSGWGNSGPGNAHGMHVCKYKGANHLCFFQGIQQNGYCRGHGVIMDNRYRIVKTVTPGGGIASSDMHEFRLVNDGKTALMTVYQQRQFDMSLWNLRMGMGWLMESIFQEIDVETNQVLFEWRSLDHVDPSVSYTYPSSTDTSGTGFEPRSPWDYFHINSVDKNKDGDYLISSRHTSCIYKISGKDGSILWRLHGANPSFKNINFSFSQQHDARWLGENATHTLLSLYNNGYNGYNQTHPYSSGMIILIDHVNNTATQIREYKPLNDDMLSSSQGNMQVLPNRNVFIGWGNNAYISEHDEQGKLVFWGYIDKDKIMNYRALKFEWEGNPTDVPALWTYAKTNDGFSPTTFYVSWNGATRVKHWRFYGAANSTGPYELLSQVAKQGFETTYTNATFYPWSYVEAVDGQGTVLGKSRNQFTFTPSPDLQGYCADDFCSKAEAYGLPGEEDPKPFIPPPGINSVPWIDPGHPESHYNLGQPGAAAPSSAPQGGKGIHGWIIPVAAVALAAIGMVLILRASRRQRHLQRAKERGSSESLNEHEAKASTSTAGLRWWDWRRWVDSQDEAHHYFPLSEQRPHRHADS, from the exons ATGATCGCCCTTACTCGCATATGTGGAGGATTTGCTCCGTCATTGACCTTTCGAGTCGTTTCAATTTTGTTGATCCTCCTGCTATGTTTTCTCGAGCGCATCGTCGCAGAAGTCGATTCTGAGTTCAAATCC AGGCCCGATCTATACCCGCCGGTCTTCACTGTTGAACAAAGTGAACCGAACAAGCTCAGTCCAGGGTACATCTTTCTTGGCCCGTATGAGGCAGATAATTCGGGGCCATACATCTATGATACTGAAGGG AATTTAGTATGGAGCGGCTGGGGTAATTCGGGGCCTGGGAATGCCCATGGCATGCACGTATGCAAGTACAAGGGAGCAAACCACCTGTGCTTCTTCCAAGGAATCCAGCAGAATGGGTATTGCAGGGGCCATGGCGTCATTATGGACAACCGGTATCGCATTGTCAAGACCGTCACCCCCGGGGGAGGGATTGCGTCGAGCGATATGCACGAGTTCCGCCTGGTAAATGACGGCAAGACGGCGCTGATGACGGTCTATCAACAGCGGCAGTTCGACATGAGCCTTTGGAACCTAAGAATGGGCATGGGCTGGTTGATGGAGAGCATCTTCCAGGAGATCGACGTGGAAACGAATCAGGTCCTATTTGAATGGCGGTCTCTGGACCACGTCGATCCATCTGTGAGTTACACCTACCCGTCGTCCACAGACACGTCTGGTACCGGGTTCGAGCCGCGGTCTCCGTGGGATTATTTCCATATCAACTCAGTcgacaagaacaaagatGGCGATTATCTGATTTCTTCGCGCCATACGAGTTGCATCTACAAGATCTCCGGCAAGGACGGGTCGATCCTGTGGCGGTTGCACGGCGCCAATCCATCTTTCAAGAACATCAACTTTAGCTTCTCGCAGCAACACGATGCACGCTGGCTCGGTGAGAATGCCACACATACGCTCCTGTCCCTGTACAACAACGGCTACAACGGCTACAACCAAACGCATCCCTATTCGTCCGGCATGATAATTCTCATCGACCACGTAAACAACACGGCGACACAGATTCGCGAATACAAGCCGCTGAATGACGACATGCTCAGCTCAAGCCAGGGAAATATGCAGGTGCTGCCGAACCGTAATGTGTTTATCGGGTGGGGGAACAATGCGTATATCTCCGAGCACGATGAGCAAGGCAAGCTGGTCTTTTGGGGTTACAttgacaaggacaagatcatgAACTACCGGGCCCTGAAGTTCGAGTGGGAGGGTAACCCGACCGATGTCCCCGCTCTGTGGACCTATGCCAAAACCAACGATGGCTTCTCCCCGACGACCTTTTACGTGAGCTGGAATGGTGCAACTCGCGTGAAGCACTGGCGATTCTACGGCGCCGCAAACTCGACCGGACCCTATGAGTTGCTAAGCCAAGTCGCCAAGCAGGGATTCGAGACCACGTACACCAACGCGACCTTTTATCCCTGGTCATATGTGGAAGCAGTCGACGGTCAAGGCACAGTCCTGGGCAAGTCCCGGAACCAGTTTACCTTCACACCGTCGCCGGACCTGCAAGGCTATTGCGCGGATGACTTTTGCAGCAAAGCAGAAGCGTACGGCTTGCCTGGCGAGGAAGACCCGAAGCCATTCATTCCTCCTCCGGGAATCAACTCCGTTCCTTGGATCGACCCGGGCCACCCAGAATCGCACTACAACTTGGGGCAACCCGGTGCAGCAGCCCCTTCATCCGCTCCACAAGGCGGCAAGGGGATTCATG GATGGATCATTCCTGTGGCCGCTGTGGCCCTCGCGGCGATCGGAATGGTCTTAATCCTCCGCGCCAGCCGTCGACAGCGCCATCTGCAGCGAGCAAAGGAGCGCGGCTCATCAGAGTCCTTGAACGAACACGAAGCGAAGGCTTCTACCAGTACAGCTGGATTGCGCTGGTGGGACTGGCGACGATGGGTCGACTCGCAAGACGAAGCACATCACTATTTTCCGTTATCTGAACAGAGGCCACATAGGCATGCAGATTCATGA
- the ppm1 gene encoding protein C-terminal leucine carboxyl O-methyltransferase ppm1, with product MSASQIPNLNTLRRGGGRGRLRGRGGFETGAPSEDRHGSRGLAAQDRVVQGTDNDASVSRLSAVEIGYLEDPFAKVLTPPGSGTRRLPIINRGTYVRTTAIDRLVARFLEGPSQTKKQIISLGAGSDTRVFRLLSSRSSASSSDLIYHEIDFSANTAAKIKFIRAAPLLQRTLGLGSAQNVAIPDSGDALHSPTYHLHPVDLRTLAASGSATTSRSPSSPNPAEKDQPPCPLQGVDPTLPTLLISECCLVYLSPREAADVVDYFTKTLFPASVPLGLIIYEPIRPDDAFGRTMVANLATRGIQLQTLHEYASLEAQRRRLREHGLHSGQAAADIDFIWERWVSEAEKERVARLEMLDEVEEWQLLARHYCVAWGWTSGAGEDTTVFDGWKEIDGQTGD from the exons ATGTCGGCTTCTCAGATACCCAATCTGAATACACTTCGTCGCGGTGGAGGTCGAGGGCGTCTTAGAGGCCGTGGAGGCTTTGAAACAGGCGCACCAAGTGAAGATAGACATGGATCACGGGGATTAGCAGCCCAGGACCGTGTTGTACAAGGGACAGATAATGACGCCAGCGTCTCCCGGTTGAGTGCAGTGGAAATTGGGTATCTCGAGGATCCTTTTGCGAAGGTGCTAACACCTCCCGGGTCTGGAACCAGAAGACTTCCGATAATTAACAGAG GCACCTACGTCCGCACCACCGCCATCGACCGACTCGTTGCGCGATTCTTGGAAGGACCCTCACAGACGAAAAAGCAAATCATCTCGCTAGGCGCAGGATCTGACACGCGCGTCTTCCGGTTGCTTTCCTCTCGCTCGTCCGCCTCAAGCTCAGATCTAATCTATCACGAGATCGACTTCTCCGCCAACACCGCCGCAAAGATCAAGTTCATCCGTGCAGCGCCTCTCTTACAACGGACACTAGGACTTGGGAGTGCCCAGAATGTAGCCATACCCGACTCCGGCGACGCATTGCACTCCCCGACATACCACCTCCACCCTGTTGATCTCCGAACACTCGCAGCATCAGGGTCGGCAACCACGTCGCGAAGCCCATCATCACCCAATCCGGCGGAAAAGGATCAACCACCCTGTCCGCTACAGGGTGTCGACCCGACACTCCCCACGTTACTCATCTCAGAATGCTGCCTTGTGTACCTCTCACCTCGCGAAGCGGCCGATGTTGTTGACTATTTTACCAAGACTCTTTTTCCGGCGAGTGTGCCATTGGGTTTAATTATCTACGAGCCTATCCGACCCGACGACGCCTTTGGACGAACCATGGTCGCCAACCTTGCGACGCGCGGGATCCAGCTGCAGACACTGCATGAGTATGCGTCGCTCGAGGCTCAGCGGAGACGGTTACGGGAGCACGGGCTTCATAGCGGACAGGCGGCGGCGGATATTGATTTCATCTGGGAGCGGTGGGTGAGTgaggcagagaaggagcGGGTTGCCCGGCTCGAGATGCTGGATGAGGTCGAGGAGTGGCAGTTGCTTGCACGGCACTATTGTGTTGCGTGGGGATGGACAAGCGGGGCGGGGGAGGACACGACGGTGTTTGATGGTtggaaggagattgatggaCAAACTGGGGATTGA
- a CDS encoding IST1 family protein has product MPPSVQTTRLTSTLRLLIPRLRLLQRKDTASSVIQRRELATLLDEGRESSARIRVENVIATDIAVEVMEMVELYCELLLARVNVLDQLAFGEKGARARSRAKEALKAEMGAQKHGHGHTHPQDASSGGGDTASKSFLGFSFWAGGWSKKQTPNISESTPGRGRKTEAEEAADENDEEQTPSYIDAALDEAAAVIFYAWPRFPHDVRELTMLRGMLAERWGKEFMTLAQDNKLVDVRVPERLVKGLRVKPPAQELVESYLREIAKAYGSSWGAQAQSQSQSESELGEAPREFVGDRPGDTDQPGDGDGDGDAAVPSTPTRPVNMAEARRASETSELNKATPPRGFQSVKSPVSVAPPGPRSDNPNPRVKVPGSEIQSETQVEEPPRARNGNAGGSGGIPELDELARRFAALRR; this is encoded by the exons ATGCCTCCTTCAGTACAAACA ACCAGACTAACCTCCaccctccgcctcctcatTCCGCgcctccgccttctccagAGAAAGGACACCGCCTCGTCCGTCATCCAGCGCCGCGAACTTGCCACGCTCCTGGACGAAGGCCGTGAGTCCTCCGCCCGCATCCGCGTCGAGAATGTCATCGCAACCGACATCGCCGTCGAGGTCATGGAGATGGTCGAGCTATACTGCGAGCTGCTCCTCGCGCGCGTCAATGTCCTCGATCAGCTTGCGTTCGGGGAGAAGGGCGCCCGCGCGCGGAGTCGCGCCAAGGAGGCCCTGAAAGCGGAGATGGGAGCGCAGAAGCACGGGCACGGTCACACTCACCCTCAGGACGCGTCATCTGGAGGTGGGGATACCGCGTCCAAGTCATTCCTGGGGTTTTCATTTTGGGCAGGGGGTTggtcgaagaagcagacaCCAAACATCTCGGAAAGTACGCCGGGCCGAGGCCGCAAGAccgaggcggaggaagcCGCCGACGAGAACGACGAGGAGCAGACCCCGAGCTACATTGACGCAGCGCTCGACGAAGCCGCCGCCGTGATCTTCTACGCGTGGCCGCGCTTCCCGCATGACGTGCGCGAGCTGACCATGCTGCGCGGCATGCTCGCCGAGCGCTGGGGCAAGGAGTTCATGACGCTGGCGCAGGACAACAAGCTGGTGGACGTGAGGGTGCCGGAGCGGCTGGTCAAGGGACTGCGTGTGAAGCCGCCGGCGCAAGAGCTCGTCGAGAGCTATCTCCGGGAGATTGCAAAGGCGTATGGGAGTTCGTGGGGAGCACAGgcccagagccagagccagagcgAGAGCGAGCTCGGCGAGGCGCCCCGGGAGTTTGTCGGCGATCGGCCTGGCGATACTGACCAACctggcgatggcgatggcgatggcgacGCTGCCGTCCCCTCCACGCCGACCCGGCCAGTCAACATGGCTGAGGCGCGGCGCGCTTCTGAGACCTCGGAGTTGAATAAGGCGACGCCACCCCGGGGGTTCCAGTCCGTCAAGAGCCCCGTCAGTGTTGCGCCGCCGGGGCCGCGGTCAGATAACCCCAATCCACGTGTCAAGGTTCCCGGCAGTGAGATCCAGTCCGAGACGCAGGTGGAGGAGCCTCCCAGGGCGCGGAACGGTAATGCGGGTGGTTCGGGGGGGATACCGGAATTGGATGAGCTGGCTCGACGGTTTGCTGCATTGCGGCGGTGA
- the sun2 gene encoding SUN domain-containing protein gives MRFDMISGASALLWFVASVEASKHAHRHQMRNEHSAVHSVAEVGAPLEKRGGKCQFPTDAGLVAVTPNMKNAGWAMSPDQACEPGNYCPYACPPGQVSMQWDPEATSYSYPKSMNGGLYCDKNGQIKKPFPDKPYCQDGTGAVGAKNKCSKQVAICQTVLPGNEAMLIPTLVEDTATLAVPDLSYWCETAAHFYINPPGYDTETACVWGTSAKPIGNWSPYVAGANTDGDGNTFVKIGWNPIYLEPTTPFRDVVPDFGIEIECEGDGCNGLPCKIDPAVNAVNEMIGSTSVGAGGATFCVVTVPKGEKANVVVFEKSGGSSGGDDDSHSTTAAPSKPSSTTRTTSSSIESSSTSTSASSSSSKPTDTDSSSSSATVTPSASSDPSSSAKASSAGQASESGTFSYTYKPHVFVEQSVSVQAMADETAGPAQATATPTPASKEKEKEGSAADVAVSVLTLGMGAVAAIMINL, from the exons ATGAGATTCGACATGATTTCCGGCGCCTCTGCGCTGCTGTGGTTCGTCGCCAGTGTTGAGGCATCCAAGCATGCGCATCGACACCAAATGAGAAATGAACACAGTGCCGTGCACTCCGTTGCAGAAGTTGGAGCGCCATTGGAAAAGAGAGGAGGGAAATGCCAGTTCCCCACCGATGCCGGCCTAGTCGCTGTGACTCCGAACATGAAGAACGCCGGATGGGCGATGAGCCCCGATCAGGCCTGCGAGCCTGGCAATTACTGCCCGTACGCTTGTCCCCCAGGCCAGGTATCCATGCAGTGGGACCCCGAAGCGACCTCGTATTCGTACCCCAAGTCCATG AATGGCGGTCTCTATTGCGACAAGAACGGTCAGATCAAGAAGCCGTTCCCCGATAAGCCGTATTGCCAGGACGGCACGGGTGCCGTGGGCGCGAAGAATAAGTGCAGCAAGCAGGTTGCGATCTGCCAGACTGTGCTGCCTGGAAACGAGGCCATGTTGATTCCCACGCTGGTCGAGGACACAGCTACTCTTGCCGTGCCTGACCTCAGCTACTGGTGTGAAACCGCCGCTCA CTTCTATATCAACCCTCCCGGCTATGACACCGAGACCGCTTGTGTCTGGGGTACTTCTGCCAAACCCATCGGTAACTGGTCACCTTATGTTGCCGGCGCAAACACCGACGGAGACGGCAACACGTTCGTGAAGATTGGATGGAACCCCATCTATCTGGAGCCCACCACGCCCTTCCGCGACGTCGTCCCAGACTTTGGTATTGAGATCGAGTGCGAGGGCGATGGCTGCAACGGCCTTCCATGCAAGATCGACCCCGCGGTGAACGCGGTCAACGAGATGATCGGGAGCACCTCCGTTGGAGCCGGAGGCGCCACCTTCTGTGTGGTGACGGTCCCCAAGGGCGAAAAGGCCAACGTTGTGGTCTTTGAAAAGTCCGGCGGCAGCAGCGGTGGTGATGACGATTCCCACTCCACAACCGCGGCACCCTCTAAGCCCAGCTCCACCACCAGAACAACCTCGTCCAGCATAGAGTCCTCCAGCACGTCGACTTCtgcttcgtcatcctcatcgaaaCCCACTGACACAGACTCGAGCTCGAGCAGCGCCACGGTCACGCCCTCCGCCAGCAGCGACCCCAGCTCATCGGCCAAGGCATCCAGCGCCGGACAGGCTTCCGAATCGGGGACATTCTCGTACACGTACAAGCCTCATGTGTTCGTCGAGCAGTCGGTCTCAGTGCAGGCCATGGCGGACGAAACGGCTGGTCCGGCACAAGCCACGGCCACTCCCACCCCTGcctccaaggagaaggagaaggagggcaGTGCCGCCGATGTTGCCGTCTCCGTGCTGACTCTGGGCATGGGCGCCGTTGCGGCCATCATGATCAACCTGTAG
- a CDS encoding SDR family oxidoreductase — MPSRKLTWLITGCSSGFGLSLTRTALAGGHRVIATSRNPSRTPELVAEIESRGGRWVQLDVDSAQSGDVITELERGGEQIDVLVNNAGYSIYAPIETITEEEMRSQMETMYFGPLRLIRAVLPHMRQRRSGVIVNMSSGASLDGIPTMGVYACAKAGLDALTKILAKEVAPFNIRTLTVVLGTFNTNMINSIVLGKTPLPEDYKGTFTGQVQGLLLNGKIKPNGDKDAAMQAVYQVVVGEGVGEGHEAEKLLPLGSDMTPRLKGVQDYLGHALEVFGSVTNSVDVDK; from the exons ATGCCGTCTAGAAAACTCACCTGGCTCATCACCGGCTGCTCCTCTGGTTTTGGTCTATCCCTCACACGCACCGCCCTGGCCGGCGGGCACAGGGTCATAGCTACCTCCCGCAACCCTTCTCGCACCCCGGAGCTGGTCGCCGAGATTGAAAGCCGAGGGGGCAGATGGGTGCAGCTGGACGTTGACAGCGCCCAGAGCGGCGACGTGATCACGGAGCTCGAAAGGGGTGGCGAGCAGATCGATGTCTTAGTCAACAACGCCGGCTATTCCATCTACGCGCCTATCGAGACCAtcactgaggaggagatgcgctCGCAGATGGAAACCATGTACTTTGGCCCGCTGCGTCTAATCCGCGCGGTTCTGCCTCATATGCGCCAGCGCCGGTCCGGCGTGATTGTCAACATGAGCAGCGGGGCCTCCCTCGACGGGATTCCTACAATGGGCGTCTACGCGTGTGCTAAGGCTGGTTTGGATG CTCTCACCAAAATTCTTGCCAAAGAGGTTGCCCCCTTCAACATCCGCACCCTAACCGTCGTGCTGGGGACGTTCAATACCAACATGATCAACTCCATCGTCCTTGGCAAGACTCCTCTACCTGAAGACTACAAGGGCACCTTCACCGGGCAGGTCCAAGGCCTGCTTCTGAACGGGAAGATCAAGCCCAACGGTGACAAGGACGCGGCCATGCAGGCTGTGTACCAAGTGGTTGTTGGCGAGGGTGTGGGAGAGGGCCACGAGGCGGAGAAATTGCTGCCTTTGGGGAGTGACATGACTCCTCGTCTCAAGGGAGTGCAGGACTATCTCGGTCACGCCCTGGAGGTGTTTGGTTCCGTGACCAACAGCGTTGATGTGGATAAATGA